GCCTCCATCAGTACAGCCTGTGAATCCTGTAGGCAAACCTTTGGACATAAAACCAGAGTTGTAATTTACAACGTTTCAGAATCTGCACTAGGTATTAAACCATGTAAATagacaaaacattttgagctgTTTGCTGTTACAATGTCCAGAACCTTTGACCGAAAGCTTGTATTTGCTTCATGCATTACtgttaaaatggaaattatgcaaattagggAAAACAATGTCGTTAATCATTTACCTTGGGAATTGGATACACTGTTGGCCTAACTGCTGCTTCTCTCCCAAAATCAGACACGGTTCCACACTTAGCAACACCGTCAACCCAAAAGCCTTCGTACAGCTGACCTCTGTCCAGGTAGAGGAACTTGCCGTGTCCGTTTTTCTGTCCATCGCTCCAGGTGCCCACAAAGCGGTTTCCACTAGCTttacaaaaaagttaaaaatgtctGGTCTGTTATTCACAGCTcaaaaaaatgtagttaaatttTGCAAGAAAATTATGTCCTATTTTTGGGACCATTAAGATCATTAAGATCAAGTGCTGttaaatcgattaatcacatctatatatatatatatatatatatatttactgtgtgtgtgtatgtatatatatatatatatatatatatatatatataacatattattatcatttatatataatacgcttatttagataaaataaaatgtaatgttaaataaaatattttcatatattatataaaagatacattatatatacagtgtgtatatatatatatatatatatatatatatatatatatatttgggtcattgatgaataaggtttttaaaagtgtaaaaaaaaacaatggagatataattaattttgttaaattaatataaattaataattaatattaagtgttaacaatgagattatgtggtttttataatcaattaacactgcttttgtcattttttacaagacgGACAAagtttgtcaccaaaaaagtcattcggtttaaccaaaattttggttttaccgaatgatgatattttcaaacaatgctaacaggctgatatctatctagctagcaaaattttaataccattttggcctttgttaatatatgatgttataaaatcatgccagaataaaaaatgtatacatttattacatttttagatattttaattacaaatgaaatggctgtattggcctttggacggttaaaccgaatgaccttttgacacttcaaaatctttaaaatacctttatatgtagcaaaatataattaaaaccttttggattcaataaaagagatagttgtactaccttacatactttggatgtcatatctttgattttttttattattaaggcctttggacaaaaaaaaatgatgcttcacgtcattgacccatttacaaacttttatgttagatgcgattaatcttttaaagaaaacatatataatacaacattttattatcatcatttcTGTATAATAcacttatttaaataaaataaaatattttcattcattatttatgATCTAAAAGAGTAGTGTTTGTGGTATTGATTTTATACTAATTTAGATTTTTACTCTAATTATTCTATGCAATGAATGTGCGCTTAATTgtcatatataatgttataatgcaaTAATGTTAATGGTTCTTTCtgcaaaatatttttgactttgatttatttattttaattttgggtcAAATGTGAGTGAGCTGGACATGTCTTTGTGAGATCCACCAAGCTGGCTCATTTCGAACAGTTTAAATCCATACCTAGCAGAAGCAAACCCTGTCCATGACGTTTGTCCTTCAGCCATTCTCCCTCATACAGCTCCCCGTTCTCATACTGCATCCGTCCCCATCCACTTCTCTGATCTTCACTCCACTGGCCCTCATAGAAAGCAGACGGGCTGTAGAAATATGTTCCAGCACCCTTTAAATGAAATGCAAGAACATTTATATGTGGAAAATATGGATCATATAATGGCAAACAGTGTTTTATACTTACTTCCTTCTTGTCATTTCGCCAAGAACCGACAAACACCCTCACATACTCTTTCGTTTCAGGGTCAGTCTTGCTCAGGGTCCCAAACCCTTCTCGCTTTCCACACCTCCACTCCCCATCATAGATcattcctgttttcttccaaaCCTGTGTTCCTTTTCCTTATCAGAGTAAAAGCAATGTACAGGAACACTTTGTTAATGGGAGGAAAATGAACTCTCATTCTGCCAAGTCGGGCTTTAATAAGATTGCAGTGTTTCCTAGAAACACGTAATGTAATATGCAGAACACATCTAAAcaaagtaaattaaattaaggctTGTCCATTAAAACTGCTAGCATGAAAGGTTTCTTATTGATCTTCAAGGCCtgcaatgtttaaaacatgccattaaatattcaatcctttaaagggatagttcacacaaaaattaaaattctgtcatcatttactcacccttcagttgttccaaacctgtattaatttatgttggttgatggaccccattgacttccatagtattttctataagtcaatggggaccagcaactgtttggttaccaacattcttcaaaatatcatccaTCATGTTCAACAAAAGAAGGAACTTCatgcaggtttagaacaacttgagggtgagcaactgatgacaaaattttcatttttgggtgaactatccctttaagtattacCATGTTTCTTATTATCCATCCAGTCGCCCGTGTACTGATCTCCATTGACAGAATACACAGTATGATGCGGTCCGCATTTTTGCGCCTTTCTGTCCCAAAGTTTTACAAGTGGTTCTGTAGTCTGTGGTCTTTTCAAGTAAGGCATACTGCacatgaaaacattattactattagattattattatcTAGAACATGGTACCACTATAGTACTTTTTGTAGGTATTTTTTATAGATGAATACGGTAATCATAAAGTACCAGTATCTGATAAGACCTTACCTGTGACCAACTTCTCTTAAACCAACCACATATGTGagataaacaattatattaaactTTAATTATCAAACTGGTCGATCTCGTCTAGACCTCTCTCAAAGGAATTCGTGTACGGTAACCTAGCAACAAGCCTtgactaatatttatattcgCTCACGCTCCCAGACATTAGGTGGCGATGAATCTTACACTTGCCTGTGATTGGTGGATGGGTGAAGAAGCGGAGCTTATATAAATGGCTGGAGCGCCTACTAGTGGCAAGTGTGCGGCACAACATCGCCGTCGCCGACTGGTACAATGTCACTGGAGAGATGTCAAACTGAATGGGCAGAAATAGATCAAGAATATCAGCAATTGCAGGTTTGTACTGAACGGTTATGTGTTATATGTGTGCTCAGATAGCTAAAAGATTAATCTTGTGTTAGTAAAGAAGCAAATGTGTCTGTTTTATATGTTTGTGATGCGGCTAACAGGCTTTAGCTCATCAGATGAACTGATATTCTTTTGTTACTGTACATGTGTATTAAACCAGCGTTAGTTCTCTAAATAAcgtcaaaatgataaaataataagtCTTATATTCGTGtcgtgtgtttgttttattatttaaataaatgtggtgTGTTACTAAAGTAAATATGATAATGATTCACGAATTGAACTGGTTAAACCAGGTTAGATGTTAACCAAGAGTTGTTGCTCAACTGTTAAAATGATCTTATGATCGATTCGTGAGAGCCAGGGTCAAATTACAGGATGATGACGTTCTAATCATTGAATCAGAGATTGGCATGAAGTTTATGAAGCTTCAGGGGTTTGAATAGtaccaaaaaaatgtttttagggCAATACTATAGAGTTTGGACATATACTATAGTAGTACCTTGGTATTCTTTGAATTACCTTGGACTACCATgtaaaaaccattaaaatggtaATCATTCAGTGCTATGATACACATCAAATGTATATAGTACATTCATATTTTGTCTATCTTGTCTGTAATGTACAAATATTTTGTCTAgttgtgtgtgttcatgtaaaTAACATGGTACCAGTACTATggtattactattattaatcaACACTCAGCTGTCATCTGATACTTAGAGGCAGAGATGGAAAAGATTGTCCTGTGCTTAAAATGCCCTTCTAATGTTCGAAATGCCTTATGCTTAAAATGGAGCGTCCAGTGGATATCATTTGCCCATTGAAAGGCCATGCATGTGTTAGGAaactgttttgatttcatgctgacttttttatattttaggaaaCGCACAAAGTCTACAGACAGAAGCTTGAGGAGCTGACGAACCTGCAGGCGATATGCAGCAGTGCCATTAGCAAACAAAGAAAAGGCTTGAAAGACCTCAAGCAAAGTCTTCACAAGTATGTGGAGAGTTTCTGATGTTACTAAAGATCTTGAGTAGGCATCCACAATGATTTAAACGGCATCCTTTTCCTCTGTTGTTGAAAACAGGTGTAAGAAAAGCTGCAATGAAAAAGACACGGAGGTGATAAATGACCTGCAGGTCCAAATTAAAGAACggcaaaatgtcttttttgacATGGAGTCATATTTGCCAAAGAAAAATGGGTGAGTTTTAGTTCTTCATTCTGGTTGTGATATTTATAATAGCCTACCACAGTTATGTGGTTAGGATTTGAGGTTTTTCTGATATCTTAAAGtggatatgttttttttgtttttgtttttttacatgttcgtctttctttagtgtgtgtaatgatgctgtttgagcatgaaaaatgtctgcaaagtcTATATCTCTATATCAGTGCCGCACTGTTTCCCTGAAACTCCTCcgtccattgtagtcttgagttttcagCCGGGAATGAACGTGTCAcctcatttaaagggatagttcacccaaaaatgaaaattctgtcatcatttatttaccctc
The DNA window shown above is from Ctenopharyngodon idella isolate HZGC_01 chromosome 10, HZGC01, whole genome shotgun sequence and carries:
- the morn3 gene encoding MORN repeat-containing protein 3 isoform X1, with the translated sequence MPYLKRPQTTEPLVKLWDRKAQKCGPHHTVYSVNGDQYTGDWMDNKKHGKGTQVWKKTGMIYDGEWRCGKREGFGTLSKTDPETKEYVRVFVGSWRNDKKEGAGTYFYSPSAFYEGQWSEDQRSGWGRMQYENGELYEGEWLKDKRHGQGLLLLASGNRFVGTWSDGQKNGHGKFLYLDRGQLYEGFWVDGVAKCGTVSDFGREAAVRPTVYPIPKVCLQDSQAVLMEAQAYFTEESTDSKSYGC
- the morn3 gene encoding MORN repeat-containing protein 3 isoform X3 → MTRRNPSAFYEGQWSEDQRSGWGRMQYENGELYEGEWLKDKRHGQGLLLLASGNRFVGTWSDGQKNGHGKFLYLDRGQLYEGFWVDGVAKCGTVSDFGREAAVRPTVYPIPKVCLQDSQAVLMEAQAYFTEESTDSKSYGC
- the morn3 gene encoding MORN repeat-containing protein 3 isoform X2, whose protein sequence is MIYDGEWRCGKREGFGTLSKTDPETKEYVRVFVGSWRNDKKEGAGTYFYSPSAFYEGQWSEDQRSGWGRMQYENGELYEGEWLKDKRHGQGLLLLASGNRFVGTWSDGQKNGHGKFLYLDRGQLYEGFWVDGVAKCGTVSDFGREAAVRPTVYPIPKVCLQDSQAVLMEAQAYFTEESTDSKSYGC